In the Candidatus Aminicenantes bacterium genome, GTCTTCCTCAAAAAAGGCCTAAAACGACAGGTAGGGGTTTGATTAATCAAACCCCTACAAGGCAATTTGGTTTACCCCAGGAAACCGATCACATCCGCAAGGTGGCCGTCAGACGCAGGGGATGCAGCAGCAGCTGCAGCGCCGCGACGATGTCGCTGCAGGCAATATCGGCCGCCAGCAGACTGTCGGTCGCGGCTCCCTCTTCCTGGATGACCGCGATGCCCAGTCTCGCCTTTTTCAGCATGGCGCGGTCGTTGCGGCCGTTGCCGATGCATGCCGTGTTTTCGGCTCCCAATTCCTCGACATAGCGTTCCTTTTGCCCGGTGTGATCGGAGCCGTTAAGAATTTTCAGGGTGCAGGGGATGCCCTGGATTTCATTTTCCACGTTGCCAAACGTAGCGGCGGTGAGGATGTGGATGCGCAGCTGGCGCGAAAGCTCGACTAGCAATTCCCCTACCCTGGGCTTTATTTTCCCGTCCAGGGCGAGGGTGCCGTTGAAATCGAGCACAAGGTCCTTGATTTCCAGAATTTCATCTTTTCCAGGTATATTAATTTCAATCATGGTCACAAATAAATCATTGTGTAGGGGTTCAATACAGGATTCATTGAGATCAGATTGAACCCCTACATTGTCTTTTGAACCCGATCAATCCGTTTTTCCAGTTCGAGAAACATTTCCCGGCACACCCAGGCGTCGGTGGCCGCGTACGTGATCTGGGCCGGGGTCAATTCGCTGCGCTCCCAGTTTGACGTTTGCGCCCCCTTGGAAACGCGAAAGCCAAGCAAATGCGCGGCCAGGGTGCGTACGCCGCTGGCCTTGATGCCGGCCTTGGCCGCCATCTTGCCCAGTTCGACAAAACCGGCGGGGACGAATTTCATCACTTCATGCAGCTTGGCGACATCGCCGGCCACGGCGATGCCGGCCTTGATGACCCGCGCATCGGCGAATAGGCCGGCCAGGCAGTCCAGTTGGTTCAATTTTTTAAGCTGCAGCAAGAAGACCTTTTTCTTGCCGGCCAGCTGCACCAGGGCCGGCGGGAAACGGTCGCCGCTCTTGAACGTCGGCCGGACCTCGATGTCGAAGCCCAGGACCAATTCGTTTTCGAGTTCATTGATCACGGCGTGAAGGCGCGCATCGTCGGCGACGATCTCCACCGCCCCATCGTATTTTTTTTGCGGCAGCAGGTTGATCTCCGCCTTGCTCGGCGCGGGCTGAAGGACGACAGGACTTTCTTGCATGCGGAGATTATAACCTATTTCGGTGCAATCTGGTAAGAAAATCTGTGACTCATCCGGGGATTTAGGCAAAGATTGTAGAAATCTCTTCTTTCGACCTCGAAGATTCAATTGGGGTATGGGTTTCATTGCAATGCATACATCCTGTATGCCTTAGATGGCTATAATGATGGATATCGCTGGAAATAACCAACCGATATAGGTCCGCGAACTTGACCCGAATTTGTCCAGGTTTGTAGTATCACTATGCCGAGGCTTTGCGAGGCATCTAGTGATACTATGCCGAGGCTTTGCGAGGCATCTGGCGATGCCACCACAAGGCGCTGCAAGATCGGGAATTGGCAGCGCTACGGGTCGCGGCACTATGCTGAGGTCCCCCGAAGCATCCAGTGCCGCTATCCTAGCGCGTAAATTACTGAAAGGCACAGCATCACTCCGTTGAGGTTTTACGAAACGGTGAGTGATGCTGTAATAATTACACCAACACTAGCCGCCTCGGGAGACCTCGGCGGAGTGTTGGTGCAGCGCTACGGTACGCATCGCCATGTTGAGGCTTCCGAGACATTATTTTGGCGATGCTGTCCCAATTCGCTGCTGCGAATTGGTCGACCCCCGGTTGTAATTCTAAACCGAGGTTCTCATCCCCGAGAATTGAAATAAAGAGAATGGCAGCGCTACGGGTCGCGGCACTATGCTGAGGTCCCCCGAAGCATCCAGTGCCGCTATCCTAGCGCGTAAATTACTGAAAGGCACAGCGCTACGGGGATTCGAACCCCGGTTTAGTGACTGAGAATCACCCGTCCTAACCCCTAGACGATAGCGCCATAGATTTGGAAAAGAAGAGGAAGAATGGCTGGGATGCAGGGACTCGAACCCCGATACTATGATCCAGAGTCATATGTCCTGCCATTGGACGACATCCCAACGCAGGCGGAATTATACCCGACTTCAAAATTTATGTCAAACGTTTTTGTCAGGTATGTATCGACTGTCTTAAAAGTCAAGTACTTTTTGTAGAAAGTGAGAGATGATTTCGCATCTGGGCATTCAGTCGGACGAGTAGTTTACGCATGACAGCGGCAATGGCAACCTTTTTGGGTTTTCCGTTTTCGATAAGTCGCTGATAGAAAGCGCCGATTTCGGGATCATGTTGAGTAGCCACCCAGGCCGGCATGTATAAACAGCGCCTGGCTTCGTAGCGTCCCCCCGAGATGAAGCGCTTGCCTTTCATTTTGCCGCTTTCTTTGGGGATAGGAGCAAGGCCGATCAAGGAAGCGATCTTGCGCCTGTCGATGTGCCCGAGTTCAGGGACCAGGGCGATCAAGGCACGAGCAGTCGCCTTGCCAACCCCTTTTTGCTGGCAGAGGATCCGGGTCTTTTGTTCGATATCCGGATTTTGCGTTTCCAGGGCATCGATGAGGCGGTCGATCTGTTCCACTTCCAGGTTGATCGCGGCGACGAGGTTCTCATGGCTCTGCAAAATGGCCCCTGAAGCCAGGTTCATTCTGCATTTTTCGACCTGCAGGCTTTTCTTCAGTTCGATCCTGCGGCCGATCAGTTGTTTGAGCTCGATCTGCACGGGAGAAGCTTCATAGGCGGCGGGGAGGTTGGATTTGCGCGCAAAT is a window encoding:
- a CDS encoding ATPase P, with amino-acid sequence MIEINIPGKDEILEIKDLVLDFNGTLALDGKIKPRVGELLVELSRQLRIHILTAATFGNVENEIQGIPCTLKILNGSDHTGQKERYVEELGAENTACIGNGRNDRAMLKKARLGIAVIQEEGAATDSLLAADIACSDIVAALQLLLHPLRLTATLRM
- a CDS encoding 3'-5' exonuclease domain-containing protein 2; this encodes MQESPVVLQPAPSKAEINLLPQKKYDGAVEIVADDARLHAVINELENELVLGFDIEVRPTFKSGDRFPPALVQLAGKKKVFLLQLKKLNQLDCLAGLFADARVIKAGIAVAGDVAKLHEVMKFVPAGFVELGKMAAKAGIKASGVRTLAAHLLGFRVSKGAQTSNWERSELTPAQITYAATDAWVCREMFLELEKRIDRVQKTM
- a CDS encoding transposase, whose translation is FARKSNLPAAYEASPVQIELKQLIGRRIELKKSLQVEKCRMNLASGAILQSHENLVAAINLEVEQIDRLIDALETQNPDIEQKTRILCQQKGVGKATARALIALVPELGHIDRRKIASLIGLAPIPKESGKMKGKRFISGGRYEARRCLYMPAWVATQHDPEIGAFYQRLIENGKPKKVAIAAVMRKLLVRLNAQMRNHLSLSTKST